The DNA region CGGTTGAATATTGAAAGATTTGCGGAGTCGACCGTTGCGTTGGGCTACCGCGGCGAAGAGGCTCGAGACCTGCTTAACGACGCGCACGATATCGACGTTCAGGCCATGGCGAACATCCTCAAGGTCTGCCAGCGCCGAGATGAATATTCCACACAGTATAGCAATGTTTATGATCCTCTCGGATTGAAGGTGCATGTCTATCCCTCCTCGGGAGCGGTGCGCGAGGTTACTTTAAATCTGGAACAAGAATTGGCCAAAGAGGATCATTATTATGATTTAGCGAGCTTGTCTGAGCAGATGGGCAAGGAGCTCATTGTGGATCACAAGACGCGGCCGGCTGTGAAGTATCTCTCGTCGTCGCTTGATGATTGTATTGGGCAGTATGGTCTTGATACAAGTTCCGTCACTATTACTCGGTCTGGTAATAGTTTATTGCTACGTAGCGAACTCATCTTTGAGGCTGTAATGGCGTTTGAGATAGTACCTGTCGCGGAAGATCATTTTTATGCAAGGCATCTAGCGATAGAGGTTGAGTTTCAGCGCAATCGACTGGAGCAAATCGAAGCCCTCTTGCTGGCCTATGATGGAAGGGTCTTTTCCCTGAAACGGAAATGAGGTAGACGAATACTGGGGTGCATACTGTCATCTGACTGCCTAACAAACGCTTGCACCCGACAATCGCGTCTGTCACGCCTTGTGCTGACGCACAAGCCGCGCCAACCACGCTTGCAGGTGAAGCAAACGTTCTGTGGACAATGCAAAATTGCCAAAAAAGCGGGCTAAATTTCTCTTGACACCCGTTACCGCCCACGGTAACATATAGACATGTCGAAAATCCGACGCGGAGGCTATGTTTTTCTCACCTGGATCGGAGACCATTCTCCGCGGCACGTACACGTCTATCGCAAGGGCCAACTTGTTTTGAAATGGGATCTCGACAACAGCAGGCCGATGGCTGGGAATCCATCGCGAAAAATACTTGAGTTAATTCAAGAA from Candidatus Eisenbacteria bacterium includes:
- a CDS encoding DUF4160 domain-containing protein; the protein is MSKIRRGGYVFLTWIGDHSPRHVHVYRKGQLVLKWDLDNSRPMAGNPSRKILELIQELETEGKL